The Streptomyces sp. NBC_01268 genome window below encodes:
- a CDS encoding cobalamin B12-binding domain-containing protein, which translates to MKILLSGTASDSHTWNLVYLRLFLEEHGHEVVGLGPCVDAGLLAEACLRHTPDAVVLSSVNGHGYRDGLDAVRALRAEPALAALPVVLGGKLGVVGRRQDEELQRLLDAGCDAVLGDDVDALRAFLAARARTEVLA; encoded by the coding sequence ATGAAGATTCTCCTGAGCGGAACCGCATCGGATTCCCATACATGGAATCTCGTGTACCTCCGGCTCTTCCTGGAGGAACACGGCCACGAGGTCGTCGGCCTCGGCCCCTGCGTCGACGCCGGACTGCTCGCCGAAGCCTGCCTGCGCCACACCCCCGACGCGGTCGTGCTCAGCAGCGTCAACGGGCACGGCTACCGCGACGGCCTGGACGCCGTCCGCGCGCTCCGCGCCGAACCCGCCCTCGCCGCACTGCCCGTGGTGCTCGGCGGCAAGCTGGGCGTCGTCGGACGCCGCCAGGACGAAGAGCTCCAGCGCCTCCTGGACGCCGGCTGCGACGCCGTCCTCGGCGACGACGTCGACGCCCTGCGCGCCTTCCTCGCCGCCCGCGCCCGCACGGAGGTCCTGGCGTGA
- a CDS encoding non-ribosomal peptide synthetase: MAPSRTEDLLDGGASPAPAPPVLDLIARQERTRPDAVALVHADARLTYAELGAAVRARAALLAADGAGPGRLVALHRPRGIDALVGLLAVLATGAAYLPLDVQAPDARNEAILNDACGASAPAPSEVARHGELVLGGPGTDAGAAYVIYTSGSTGVPNGVVVAHDSLAHFIAGATPAYGIDADSVVLQFSPLHFDASVQEVFATLGAGGTLVLRTDDMLDVAELLAGCARHGVTLLDLPAAYWHELVYVLTTGSVRLPDCLRTVIIYGEAALPERIAQWRGLVGDSVRLLNAYGPTETTVVATVADLTRHEAGPVPIGRPLPGVRAAIVGGELWLFGGGLTRGYLHRPELNARRFTELDGERAYRTGDLVTLGEDRQILYHGRLDDEVKIGGQRIDPAAVDSVLAGHPAVREAAVVAQQDADGVKRLVAFVVTDGGTGAEELRGHVRDRMPAAAVPTVSVVVALPRTSSGKINRKVLRTTDPRLPVVHEEPLPAEDRVPLSHAQRRLWLLDQLDGPSGAYNMPIVLHLDTAPDRAALAAAVADLAERHEVLRTVFLAPEDEPYQHILAPAAVRLRTVDAPAAELPGLIARFTAETFDLSRELPLRVALFLPEDGAAGATLAVLLHHVAGDGWSLTPLMTDLAHAYTARTEGRAPAWEPLPVQYADYTLWQHDVLGDADDPDSVLAQGLAHWRAALAGQPAVTPLPLDRPRPAVRDHAGAMLETALDADVHARLVHLAEQHDASLLMVLQAALGLALRATGAGDSVALGTPVAGRDDEALDELVGFFVNTLVLPTDTSGDPAFTALLDRVRDTDLGAFAHQRIPFDLLVEHLNPPRHPGVHPLFQVMLTLRATGPDQGTFPFGPVTGRFAEEDGPATTKFDLTAACVDTRDADGAPAGLRLGLEYARDVFADEQVPRLLLTALERALRTAAADPGSAVPDEALVPAADRRALDERRARAGDTETPADATGTTGTGEGADAELVDTLCAMFAEVLGLDQVGPHEGFFTIGGHSMSGVRLANRIRARLGADIQVRDLLLAPTPEALARRITAATAATATDGTGATDGAPAAAARPRPTPRADRPDRVPLSYAQRRLWFIDTLEGPSASYNIPLVLHPTEPLDPAVLADALADVADRHEVLRTRYRAVDGEPHQEILTGVRPDLDRRTVPADRLADAVAEAAGHVFDLAEEIPLRAALLDPENDGADGPGQVLVLLVHHIAADGWSTGPLLADLARAYRSRAEGRAPGWEPLPVQYADYTLWQHDLLEGPGADAHRDHWRTALAGAPASLELPAARPRPAEASHRGDRAPVTVDAATHEALEKLARDSGATLFMVLQAALAAVLTRHGAGTDLPLATMTAGRDDEILGGLVGFFVNTLVLRTDTSGDPAFTELLDRVRRTDLAAYAHQELPFDRVVEELNPVRTTAHHPLAQIVVQLHHDYTRGVPGADTAARLFREGGPGLLTTVTTKFDLTFALDERRDADGRPAGLAGGLEYATDLFDASTAALLAAHLERTLRAAAADPGVRIGELPLLTDADRFRLVADYNDTAAVLPERGTVHGLIARRAARTPDAPALLTDDETLTYAGLDARADALAARLRAAGVRRGDTVGVLLGRGVPLIVTALAALKTGAAYLPLDPRLPEARIRLMLEDAGARLVATDGAHTPPEGTPVLRVDAAGGAGTAETADPAEAVASEDDLMYVMFTSGSTGRPKGVGVTHRNVVELAADRDLSLGPDRRMLVHSATGFDASVFEIWAPLLGGGSLVLLTGDGTDLDETARAVRRHGVTTAYFTVGLFHVMADEGLDTLRLLREVWTGGDVASPAAVQRVLTHCPDTVLVHSYGPTETTFASHNQWFTTKPGEGRALSGAGLHLGRPMDNTRSHVLDEHLRPVPPGVPGELYVAGGHVARGYVGRAGLTAERFVPDPFEGDGSRMYRTGDRVLWTPDGELRFLGRADGQIKLRGVRIEPGEVERVLAAHPAVGQALAVVREDRPGDKSLVGYAVPRAGDAVTEAELLAEARAQLPEHLVPSAVVVLDALPLTVNGKPDRAALPAPHRPAADPGGRAPRNAREEVLCALFAEILDVPEVGIDDNFFTLGGHSLLGVRLVNRMRGVLGVERTVRDLFRSPTPAGLLGSHEDSGTEGGDASALGVLLPLSTRGTRRPLFCVHPGTGVGWAYAGLARHLGDDQPLYALQARSLSDPGHRPGSVEEMADAYLERIRGIQPWGPYRLLGWSFGGLVAHAVAVRLREAGERVELLALMDVHQTGPGSVSVLAPEERAAAEPPADLAEAMERIRREDPVLAGFTASELRAVLRASETHAGLMARHVPGVADTDLLFFTARRPAEPEGALAATWIPFTEGIIENHTIEYGHLQMAEPEPLAHIGNILAEKLSALQKKEMRTQS, encoded by the coding sequence ATGGCCCCCAGCAGAACGGAAGACCTGCTCGACGGCGGAGCCTCTCCCGCCCCCGCACCGCCCGTGCTCGACCTGATCGCCCGGCAGGAGCGCACCCGCCCCGACGCGGTCGCCCTGGTCCACGCCGACGCACGCCTGACGTACGCGGAGCTCGGCGCCGCCGTCCGCGCGCGGGCCGCCCTGCTCGCCGCCGACGGGGCCGGTCCCGGCCGGCTCGTCGCCCTGCACCGGCCGCGCGGCATCGACGCCCTCGTCGGCCTGCTCGCCGTCCTGGCGACCGGCGCCGCCTACCTGCCGCTCGACGTCCAGGCGCCCGACGCCCGCAACGAGGCCATCCTCAACGACGCCTGCGGCGCCTCCGCGCCCGCCCCGTCCGAGGTGGCCCGCCACGGCGAACTGGTCCTCGGCGGACCCGGCACCGACGCGGGCGCCGCCTACGTCATCTACACGTCGGGCTCCACGGGCGTCCCCAACGGCGTCGTCGTCGCCCACGACTCCCTCGCCCACTTCATCGCCGGCGCCACCCCCGCGTACGGCATCGACGCCGACTCCGTCGTCCTCCAGTTCAGCCCGCTGCACTTCGACGCCAGCGTCCAGGAGGTCTTCGCGACCCTCGGCGCGGGCGGCACCCTCGTCCTGCGCACCGACGACATGCTCGACGTCGCCGAGCTCCTCGCCGGCTGCGCCCGGCACGGCGTCACCCTGCTGGACCTGCCCGCCGCGTACTGGCACGAGCTGGTCTACGTCCTCACCACCGGTTCGGTCCGCCTCCCGGACTGCCTGCGGACCGTCATCATCTACGGCGAGGCGGCCCTGCCCGAGCGGATCGCCCAATGGCGCGGCCTCGTCGGCGACTCGGTACGGCTGCTCAACGCGTACGGGCCGACCGAGACGACCGTCGTCGCCACCGTCGCCGACCTCACCCGGCACGAGGCCGGGCCGGTGCCGATCGGGCGCCCGCTGCCCGGCGTGCGGGCCGCGATCGTCGGCGGCGAGCTGTGGCTGTTCGGCGGCGGCCTCACCCGGGGCTACCTGCACCGGCCCGAGCTGAACGCCCGCCGCTTCACCGAACTCGACGGCGAACGCGCCTACCGCACCGGCGACCTCGTCACCCTCGGCGAGGACCGGCAGATCCTCTACCACGGACGCCTCGACGACGAGGTGAAGATCGGCGGCCAGCGCATCGACCCCGCCGCCGTCGACTCCGTCCTCGCCGGACACCCCGCCGTCCGCGAGGCCGCCGTCGTCGCCCAGCAGGACGCCGACGGCGTCAAGCGGCTCGTCGCCTTCGTCGTCACCGACGGCGGCACCGGCGCCGAGGAACTGCGCGGCCACGTACGGGACCGGATGCCCGCCGCGGCCGTCCCCACCGTCTCCGTCGTCGTCGCCCTGCCGCGCACCAGCTCCGGCAAGATCAACCGCAAGGTGCTGCGGACCACCGACCCCCGGCTGCCGGTCGTCCACGAGGAGCCGCTGCCCGCCGAGGACCGGGTGCCGCTCTCGCACGCCCAGCGGCGCCTGTGGCTGCTCGACCAGCTCGACGGGCCGTCCGGCGCCTACAACATGCCGATCGTCCTGCACCTGGACACGGCCCCCGACCGGGCCGCGCTCGCCGCCGCCGTCGCGGACCTCGCCGAACGGCACGAGGTGCTCCGCACCGTCTTCCTCGCGCCCGAGGACGAGCCCTACCAGCACATCCTGGCCCCCGCTGCCGTCCGGCTCCGCACGGTCGACGCCCCCGCGGCCGAACTCCCGGGGCTGATCGCCCGGTTCACCGCGGAGACCTTCGACCTCTCCCGCGAACTGCCGCTGCGCGTGGCCCTGTTCCTCCCCGAGGACGGCGCTGCCGGCGCCACCCTCGCCGTGCTGCTCCACCACGTGGCGGGGGACGGCTGGTCCCTCACCCCGCTGATGACCGACCTCGCCCACGCCTACACGGCCCGCACCGAGGGCCGGGCTCCCGCGTGGGAGCCGCTGCCCGTCCAGTACGCCGACTACACCCTGTGGCAGCACGACGTCCTCGGCGACGCCGACGACCCGGACTCCGTCCTCGCCCAGGGCCTCGCCCACTGGCGCGCCGCCCTCGCCGGACAGCCCGCCGTCACCCCGCTGCCGCTCGACCGGCCCCGGCCCGCCGTCCGCGACCACGCGGGCGCCATGCTGGAGACCGCCCTCGACGCCGACGTCCACGCCCGCCTCGTGCACCTCGCCGAGCAGCACGACGCCAGCCTCCTCATGGTCCTCCAGGCCGCCCTCGGACTGGCCCTGCGCGCCACCGGCGCGGGCGACTCCGTCGCCCTCGGCACCCCCGTCGCCGGCCGCGACGACGAAGCGCTCGACGAGCTCGTCGGCTTCTTCGTCAACACCCTCGTGCTGCCCACCGACACCTCCGGCGACCCCGCCTTCACCGCGCTCCTCGACCGCGTCCGCGACACCGACCTCGGCGCCTTCGCCCACCAGCGGATCCCCTTCGACCTGCTCGTCGAACACCTCAACCCGCCCCGGCACCCCGGCGTCCACCCGCTCTTCCAGGTGATGCTCACCCTGCGCGCCACCGGACCCGACCAGGGCACCTTCCCGTTCGGCCCGGTCACCGGCCGGTTCGCCGAGGAGGACGGCCCCGCCACCACCAAGTTCGACCTCACCGCCGCCTGCGTCGACACCCGCGACGCCGACGGGGCACCCGCCGGACTCCGCCTCGGCCTGGAGTACGCCCGGGACGTCTTCGCCGACGAGCAGGTGCCGCGGCTCCTCCTCACCGCCCTCGAACGCGCCCTGCGCACCGCCGCCGCCGACCCCGGCAGCGCGGTACCGGACGAGGCCCTCGTCCCCGCCGCCGACCGCCGCGCCCTCGACGAGCGCCGCGCCCGCGCGGGCGACACCGAGACACCCGCCGACGCCACCGGTACCACCGGGACCGGCGAGGGCGCCGACGCCGAGCTCGTCGACACCCTGTGCGCGATGTTCGCCGAGGTCCTCGGGCTCGACCAGGTCGGCCCGCACGAAGGCTTCTTCACCATCGGCGGGCACTCCATGAGCGGCGTCCGCCTCGCCAACCGCATCCGCGCCCGCCTCGGCGCCGACATCCAGGTCCGCGACCTGCTCCTCGCCCCCACCCCTGAAGCCCTCGCCCGCCGCATCACCGCCGCGACCGCCGCCACGGCCACCGACGGGACCGGCGCGACCGACGGTGCCCCGGCCGCCGCCGCCCGGCCCCGGCCCACCCCGCGCGCCGACCGGCCGGACCGCGTCCCCCTCTCGTACGCCCAGCGCAGGCTCTGGTTCATCGACACCCTCGAAGGCCCCAGCGCGTCCTACAACATCCCGCTCGTCCTGCACCCGACCGAGCCCCTCGACCCCGCCGTGCTCGCCGACGCCCTCGCCGACGTGGCCGACCGGCACGAGGTGCTCCGCACCCGCTACCGCGCCGTCGACGGCGAGCCCCACCAGGAGATCCTGACCGGCGTCCGGCCCGACCTCGACCGGCGCACCGTTCCCGCCGACCGCCTCGCCGACGCCGTCGCCGAGGCCGCCGGACACGTCTTCGACCTCGCCGAGGAGATCCCGCTGCGGGCCGCCCTCCTCGACCCCGAGAACGACGGCGCCGACGGGCCCGGGCAGGTCCTCGTCCTGCTCGTCCACCACATCGCCGCCGACGGCTGGTCCACCGGACCGCTCCTCGCCGACCTCGCCCGCGCCTACCGGTCCCGCGCCGAGGGCCGCGCCCCCGGCTGGGAGCCGCTGCCCGTCCAGTACGCCGACTACACCCTCTGGCAGCACGACCTCCTCGAAGGCCCCGGGGCCGACGCCCACCGCGACCACTGGCGCACCGCCCTCGCCGGCGCCCCCGCCTCGCTCGAACTGCCCGCCGCCCGCCCCCGGCCCGCCGAGGCGAGCCACCGGGGCGACCGCGCCCCCGTCACCGTCGACGCCGCCACCCACGAGGCCCTGGAGAAGCTCGCCCGCGACAGCGGCGCCACCCTCTTCATGGTCCTCCAGGCCGCCCTCGCCGCCGTCCTCACCCGGCACGGCGCGGGCACCGACCTGCCGCTCGCCACCATGACCGCCGGCCGCGACGACGAAATCCTCGGCGGACTCGTCGGCTTCTTCGTCAACACCCTCGTGCTGCGCACCGACACCTCCGGCGACCCCGCCTTCACCGAACTGCTCGACCGCGTCCGGCGCACCGACCTCGCCGCCTACGCCCACCAGGAACTCCCCTTCGACCGGGTCGTCGAGGAGCTCAACCCGGTCCGCACCACCGCCCACCACCCGCTCGCGCAGATCGTCGTCCAGCTCCACCACGACTACACGCGGGGCGTCCCCGGCGCGGACACCGCCGCGCGCCTGTTCCGCGAGGGCGGGCCCGGTCTCCTCACCACCGTCACCACCAAGTTCGACCTCACCTTCGCCCTCGACGAGCGGCGCGACGCGGACGGTCGGCCCGCCGGTCTCGCCGGCGGACTGGAGTACGCCACCGACCTGTTCGACGCCTCCACCGCCGCCCTCCTCGCCGCCCACCTGGAGCGGACCCTGCGCGCCGCCGCCGCCGACCCCGGCGTACGGATCGGGGAACTGCCCCTGCTCACCGACGCCGACCGCTTCCGGCTCGTCGCCGACTACAACGACACCGCCGCCGTGCTGCCCGAACGCGGCACCGTCCACGGCCTGATCGCCCGCCGCGCCGCCCGCACCCCCGACGCGCCCGCCCTCCTCACCGACGACGAGACCCTCACGTACGCCGGTCTCGACGCCCGCGCCGACGCGCTCGCCGCCCGGCTGCGGGCCGCCGGAGTCCGGCGCGGCGACACCGTCGGCGTCCTGCTCGGCCGGGGCGTCCCGCTGATCGTGACCGCCCTCGCCGCCCTCAAGACCGGCGCCGCCTACCTGCCGCTCGACCCCCGGCTCCCCGAGGCCCGGATCCGGCTGATGCTGGAGGACGCCGGGGCGCGCCTCGTCGCCACCGACGGCGCCCACACCCCGCCGGAGGGCACGCCCGTGCTGCGCGTCGACGCGGCGGGCGGGGCAGGAACGGCGGAGACCGCGGACCCCGCGGAGGCCGTGGCCTCCGAGGACGACCTCATGTACGTGATGTTCACCTCCGGCTCCACCGGCCGCCCCAAGGGCGTCGGCGTCACCCACCGCAACGTCGTCGAACTCGCCGCCGACCGGGACCTCTCCCTCGGCCCGGACCGGCGCATGCTCGTCCACTCCGCGACCGGTTTCGACGCCTCTGTGTTCGAGATCTGGGCACCGCTCCTCGGCGGCGGCAGCCTCGTCCTGCTGACCGGCGACGGCACCGACCTCGACGAGACCGCCCGCGCCGTCCGCCGACACGGCGTCACCACCGCCTACTTCACCGTCGGCCTCTTCCACGTCATGGCCGACGAGGGACTCGACACCCTCCGCCTCCTGCGCGAGGTGTGGACCGGCGGCGACGTGGCCTCCCCGGCCGCCGTCCAGCGGGTCCTCACGCACTGCCCGGACACCGTCCTCGTGCACTCCTACGGCCCCACCGAGACCACCTTCGCCTCCCACAACCAGTGGTTCACCACGAAGCCCGGCGAAGGGCGCGCCCTGTCCGGCGCCGGACTCCACCTCGGACGGCCCATGGACAACACCCGCAGCCACGTGCTCGACGAGCACCTCCGCCCCGTGCCGCCCGGCGTCCCCGGCGAGCTGTACGTCGCGGGCGGACACGTGGCGCGAGGCTACGTCGGACGCGCCGGCCTGACCGCGGAACGGTTCGTCCCCGACCCCTTCGAGGGCGACGGCAGCCGCATGTACCGCACCGGCGACCGCGTGCTGTGGACCCCGGACGGCGAACTCCGCTTCCTCGGACGGGCCGACGGGCAGATCAAGCTCCGGGGCGTGCGCATCGAACCCGGCGAGGTCGAGCGGGTGCTCGCCGCCCACCCGGCGGTCGGCCAGGCCCTCGCCGTCGTCCGCGAGGACCGGCCCGGCGACAAGAGCCTCGTCGGATACGCCGTCCCCCGCGCGGGCGACGCCGTCACCGAGGCCGAACTCCTCGCCGAGGCCCGCGCCCAGCTCCCCGAGCACCTGGTGCCGTCGGCGGTCGTCGTCCTCGACGCCCTGCCGCTCACGGTCAACGGCAAGCCCGACCGGGCCGCCCTGCCCGCCCCGCACCGGCCCGCCGCCGACCCCGGCGGCCGCGCCCCGCGCAACGCCCGCGAGGAAGTCCTCTGCGCGCTGTTCGCCGAGATCCTCGACGTCCCCGAAGTCGGCATCGACGACAACTTCTTCACCCTCGGCGGGCACTCCCTGCTCGGCGTCCGCCTCGTCAACCGGATGCGCGGCGTCCTCGGCGTCGAGCGCACCGTCCGCGACCTGTTCCGCTCGCCCACCCCGGCCGGGCTCCTCGGCTCGCACGAGGACTCCGGCACGGAGGGCGGCGACGCCTCCGCCCTCGGGGTGCTGCTCCCGCTCAGCACCCGGGGCACCCGCCGGCCGCTCTTCTGCGTCCACCCCGGCACCGGCGTCGGCTGGGCCTACGCCGGCCTCGCCCGGCACCTCGGCGACGACCAGCCGCTCTACGCCCTCCAGGCCCGCTCCCTCAGCGACCCCGGCCACCGGCCCGGCAGCGTCGAGGAGATGGCCGACGCCTACCTGGAGCGGATCCGCGGCATCCAGCCCTGGGGCCCCTACCGGCTGCTCGGCTGGTCCTTCGGCGGCCTCGTCGCCCACGCCGTCGCCGTACGGCTCCGGGAGGCGGGGGAGCGGGTCGAACTCCTCGCCCTCATGGACGTCCACCAGACCGGACCCGGCAGCGTCTCCGTACTGGCGCCCGAGGAGCGCGCCGCCGCCGAGCCGCCCGCGGACCTCGCCGAGGCGATGGAACGGATCCGCCGCGAGGACCCCGTCCTCGCCGGCTTCACCGCCTCCGAACTCCGTGCCGTGCTGCGCGCCTCCGAGACCCACGCCGGCCTCATGGCGCGGCACGTCCCCGGCGTCGCCGACACCGACCTCCTGTTCTTCACGGCCCGCAGGCCGGCCGAACCGGAAGGCGCGCTGGCCGCCACCTGGATTCCCTTCACCGAAGGAATCATCGAGAACCACACCATCGAATACGGGCATCTCCAGATGGCCGAACCGGAACCACTCGCACACATCGGAAACATTCTCGCGGAGAAGCTCTCCGCTCTCCAGAAGAAGGAAATGAGGACCCAGTCATGA
- a CDS encoding MbtH family protein, with translation MSDSINPFDNAEGTFHVVVNDEGQHSLWPTFAAVPAGWTGVWGPGARGEALEFITVNWADIRPRSLVAQYA, from the coding sequence ATGAGCGATTCCATCAACCCGTTCGACAACGCCGAGGGCACCTTCCACGTCGTCGTCAACGACGAGGGCCAGCACTCCCTGTGGCCGACCTTCGCCGCGGTCCCGGCCGGCTGGACCGGCGTCTGGGGCCCCGGAGCGCGGGGCGAGGCCCTGGAGTTCATCACCGTGAACTGGGCCGACATCCGTCCGCGCAGCCTCGTCGCGCAGTACGCCTGA
- a CDS encoding methylaspartate mutase: MTAPATTTASGAGFGAFVAAASAAGRLVVQPRMGVGDPDLMRTGLARTRAATAHTAGTLTVDSYTRVGALAAARAAVADGARLNGYPIAAHSPDTTRAVLAGLRGPDFPVQVRHGSARPEAIIRALTDAGLDATEGGPVSYCLPYGRTPLRESVDAWVRGCELLAERSTVTPHLESFGGCLLGQLCPPGLLVAMSVLECLFFAQHGLRSVSLSYAQQTDATQDEEALRALHRLAAEFLPAGVEHHVVLYTYMGVYPRTESGALRLLEASARLAVRAGAGRLIVKTAAEAHRIPTVDENVRALETAAAAAALAGAPAPDTAPEDSEVYQEARTLVETVLGLHPDLARALPAAFARGLLDVPFCLHPDNAGRTLGFIDPAGRLRWARTGAMPLRPDSGADTSPFTSAGLLGALRYVADRYDRDPGDRRDDPAGRGDGRDGRDGRAAATPLTV, encoded by the coding sequence GTGACCGCCCCCGCCACCACCACCGCGTCCGGGGCCGGTTTCGGGGCCTTCGTCGCCGCCGCCTCCGCGGCCGGCCGGCTCGTCGTCCAGCCCCGCATGGGAGTCGGCGATCCGGACCTCATGCGGACCGGCCTCGCCCGCACCCGCGCGGCCACCGCCCACACCGCCGGCACCCTCACCGTCGACAGCTACACCCGCGTCGGCGCCCTCGCCGCCGCCCGAGCCGCCGTCGCCGACGGAGCCCGCCTCAACGGCTACCCCATCGCCGCCCACTCCCCGGACACCACCCGCGCCGTCCTCGCCGGACTCCGCGGACCCGACTTCCCCGTCCAGGTCCGGCACGGATCCGCCCGCCCCGAGGCCATCATCCGCGCCCTCACCGACGCGGGCCTGGACGCCACCGAAGGCGGCCCCGTCTCGTACTGCCTGCCCTACGGCCGCACCCCGCTGCGGGAGTCCGTCGACGCCTGGGTCCGCGGCTGCGAACTCCTCGCCGAACGCAGTACGGTCACCCCGCACCTGGAGAGCTTCGGCGGCTGCCTCCTCGGCCAGCTCTGCCCGCCCGGCCTGCTCGTCGCCATGAGCGTCCTGGAGTGCCTCTTCTTCGCCCAGCACGGGCTGCGCAGCGTCTCCCTCAGCTACGCCCAGCAGACCGACGCCACCCAGGACGAGGAGGCGCTGCGGGCCCTGCACCGGCTCGCCGCCGAGTTCCTCCCCGCCGGCGTCGAGCACCACGTCGTCCTCTACACGTACATGGGCGTCTACCCCCGCACCGAGAGCGGAGCCCTCCGGCTCCTGGAAGCCTCCGCGCGCCTCGCCGTCCGCGCCGGAGCCGGACGCCTCATCGTCAAGACCGCCGCCGAGGCGCACCGCATCCCCACCGTCGACGAGAACGTCCGCGCCCTGGAGACCGCGGCCGCCGCGGCCGCGCTCGCGGGCGCCCCCGCCCCGGACACGGCCCCCGAGGACAGCGAGGTCTACCAGGAGGCCCGGACCCTCGTGGAGACCGTCCTCGGCCTCCACCCCGACCTCGCCCGCGCCCTCCCCGCCGCCTTCGCCCGAGGCCTGCTGGACGTGCCCTTCTGCCTCCACCCCGACAACGCCGGCCGCACCCTCGGCTTCATCGACCCCGCGGGCCGCCTCCGCTGGGCCCGCACCGGGGCCATGCCCCTACGACCCGACAGCGGCGCGGACACGAGCCCGTTCACCTCGGCGGGACTGCTCGGCGCCTTGCGGTACGTGGCGGACCGGTACGACCGGGACCCCGGCGACCGGCGGGACGACCCCGCCGGGCGCGGGGACGGCCGCGACGGCCGCGACGGCCGGGCGGCAGCGACACCGCTGACCGTCTGA